The following DNA comes from Solea solea chromosome 6, fSolSol10.1, whole genome shotgun sequence.
ATGATGTATAATTTAAGACTTTGGCCACAGAATATCTCTagaaattgaaatgaaatgacataaACTTCAGATTTTGTAATGGCTGAACTTTGTATCCACAAGACCTGAAGCTGAAGCATAAAGAAGTAAACTACAAAATACAACAGCCACACCATGTATCAGAATAAATtagtgtattttaaaaatactgaaaatactTCCTGATTCCGACTAAGAGGGGAATGAATTGGAGGCATGCTGCATGCACATAGTCTCCTGTAAATGTTGTGTCAATAGCACAATCTTATTTGGGGACATTTCTGACGAGAAATTCAGACATCTTAACAGTTAACAATGAGAGTTAGCAGCTACAGTAATATTTATGGGTTCTTCTACAAAGAACACCTAATGTTACACTGAACAGAAAGTTGTCCAGAACGAAAGCGATTCATGGTTGAGATGCATGTATCATTGAATCAACTTTCTGATTTGTGTTCTTATGATGTCCTCACGCTGTTTCAAATACATTATTGTAAAGTTTTTTCATCAACTCACTAAGATACAAATTACAAAgtaatattttctattttaaatacacatatCAGAAACACTGCCTGACCCTGCTGATGATAACATACACACTGGGTGTCATTGTTCTTGCAGCGCCCTTGGTCTGTGGTTCTTCATCCGGCGAGGAAAACAGTGCCTAGATTTCACCGTCACTGTGCATTTCTTCCACATGATCGGCTGCTGGATCTATAACGCACACCTTCCAGCCGCTCTGTCCTGGTGGCTCGTCAACGTGGCCTGCATAGCATTGATGGCTGTAATCGGAGAGTACCTGTGCATGCGAACTGAGCTCAGGGCCATTCCAGTCAACAGTGGACCCAAGTCTAACCTGTGAATTGTTGTGGACGCCACAATGAAAACCTGTGGATGTTTAAACCTTTTGGAACTTTTGCAGAGGAGGCTTTTCCACTGTTGGTAAAAGTGAAGGAACGTGAATCCTTCATCGAATATATGCATCTTCTCTTAAACGGATGCATCAGATGAACTGATCTATTTATTCTTATGTTGGACAGTGTTGACTCTACAGCATATTAAGATACTCATTGGAATGCTAATGAAAGCAGACTTAGGTTCAAACATATTTCCCTGAAACTAACAACTACAGTTCTCTGGTAATTTTTTTGTCCAGAATTAAGTACATTTGCATAAATGCCCCATTCCCACATTTTAAAACTTGAGTAAGACTtgaattctttttttcacacaaaataGAAAgtttaacaaataacaaaacctGTAATTCCTCTCGCTGCATTGTGTTGGCAAGCAAACATCTCATCTTGACCATCACGTTAGAAGATTTTAAGTTTGTTCCACCATTGTGCAGAGTTACAGATCACTGTACTGATCGATGATGACGGAGAAATTCAAAGACATTATTTTAAACTATACAACTTTAAACATGATATTATTTTCTTTGGGGTTTTTAACTATAACCAAACACAAAGCTGCCCACAGCTTATTCTCGTgatcacatttaaacaaagttcACAGCAGGTGGTGGTTTGCTCAAAGTCTGACGCTGCAAAACCAAACCAGTTCCATGCTGAGGCGACTCAGCCCTTTTTTTGGAACAAACTCCTTGCTGCTTGCTGCTTGTGGGCTGCGGTGCTGCGGTGCTGCACCACTACAAACTACGGAAGCCCCAAGGGGAGCAGAGCAGTGGTGGACATCAAAGggaaatacattttcataaaaaacTAATTGCCCAGCCCTATTTATTGTTCCGAAAGATGTTTTAAAGGTTTGTGTAAACCCATGTGTTAGATACAGTACCTTGTTATAATGCCCATTTATGGACACTGCACAATACTCCCTCTGGAGGGCAGTGCCAAGTTGCAGGCATCGACAAACAATGGTGACCATTGAAGAcgttattttattgtgcttgaGCCGATACAGACAGAAATGCATCATACAGATGGATGTAATTCTGCACCATCTCGCAGAGATGCTCTTCAAAACTTTCCACCATTTTTAAATCCCCACAATGACTGATGAAATGAACGCAAAGTACGGACAGAAAAGGctccctccttctctgtcttttGTGTAGAGTATAAGTTAGTTTACTTGATGAGATGGAGTCTGTACATTAAGTCTTATTCTGCTTATTGGccttcagtattttttttttttgcacagcaaatattgtttattttcttgtctttttagGATGTATAATGCGGACAGTGCAGCcactttatttccaaaaaacatttactgttCGGGGTGAACATTCCTCAATTGTGCAGCACTGAACGTTTCTGGAACGACGTCATCTCCCCAGCACCTGTGAAACATCATCTATTCATTGTGTGTGGTAATCGTGTAGTCCATGCAGTCTGCTTagtttattatataattatggTTGCAAAATTCAAGGAATGTTCAAAATGGGAAACTTTCAATGGGAATGAATGCGAATAAACTGGACATTTTCAAAGCTGAATGTTGGGAATTATGTACTGTAGCATAATcttggctaaaacaatcagatttgatgcaaatacagttgaatatCAATGCTATTCCTCGATCACAGGCACATATCACACTTCTTACTGCTGGGGTATTGAGGCCACGTACCCCTCCATCACAGCTGATTTATACAGTGAACTATTGAAGCCACTTCTGTGAGGAATATTTCACTCAACATCATTCATGTTATTGTTCAACGAAAGAATTAAGCGTTGATAAAGTTCTGCTCACACACGAGTCATCTGTGacgaatgtttttttaaaaattgtatttaaatcatCCAAAGTTAATTCTCATGAATTCCCATCAAAAGTTCCCATGTTTCTGGAAGTTTACTGGGAATTGTCCACCCCTCTGCAACCCTATGTACAATGGTGTGGTGCAGGGGATAATACTTGATGGAATAGTTGATATTTTTGAGAGTGCACATTGCTGCAGACAGATTGTGACACCACTCCCATGTCTGTACAGTAAAATATGATAATTGTTAATTTATCACAGACAGTTGGCTAAAACTCTACTATtacttcttctttggtgttttatggcaTTTGGCATCCATAATGTTGCACCACTGCCttattctcttttctttgcaCACATTAATGCCCAACTGTTGCATTACTTAAGGGTCCAGTGTTTTAGAATTTTACTGTATTTCCATCATggtgtatttttgatttttaaaaacctgGATCCggcttgtgttttgactgagaacagtacttgGAAGGCCTGGTGTGGTCAGTGAAATACATACCTGAATGTCGTACCAGTGCAGTGACAGTGGAGGACACACAACAGctcttttattgtttgttatcGTCTGTCTCAACAGCTTTGAATGAGAATAGACTGCCGGTGTTTGACGACACACCGGTCAAACGTGAGTGACGTTTGTCTGTCACCCAATCCattgactgttgtgggtggagccggtttagctccaccctgaccataccataccattttaATCTGGTACCCGAAGataagggtgccaaagaatgaaACTGTAGGGCCAGGTTATTTTGGTACCGTTCCTAatgccagaaaggatgtaaacactctatTCTCAATGctctcactgtctctgctgcttcctcttctAAACACTGCAGCACATGCTGTGGCTGGTTCGTCTGTTtgggctgctgcagaaacatgctGGCACAAAATGACGGCAAGCCGTAAAGCAAGTCCACATAAAAGGCCTATTTTAGGgccattaaaactgaaatatatTTATTGAAAAGCAAAAATACCCTTGATAAAGGTAGTATTTTCTagtctgccaataaactctcctAAATGTTATTCACTGCACCTTTTAACACATGAGAAAGTCTTGGTCTATTTGAAGGTAAACACAACTTAAATGCATacaaatagagctgaaacaattactcgattaatcgattactaaatcaatcgTCAACTatatcggtttgaagctttctgattgttttagcttcttaaatgtgaatattttctccatttctttgctccatataacaaagaaatcattaaaagtaaatcatttccaggtttggtgaaCACTGATCAGCAtcttttaacgttttctgacattttatggaccgaacaATTACTCaagcagattaatcgattatgaaaataatcgttagttgcagctctacatacAAATGTAATCAATGCAAAATGAACATGTCCCAATTTTCTAGTAATGACAAAAGATAAGCTGTAACATGTTAATGAATGAGCTTTAGAGGTGCTGGAAGATGGATTTGAGTTAACTTTGACTTGGTGTATTTTgggagaaggaaggaagcaTGTGCAGTATGTTAGATCCAATACAAACAATTCCTTTAAATTACATTCAAATGTAGGACgactttaaaaacagcattacTTTGCAGAGAACTTGCAAGCTGGACCTATTCATGtaattacagtttttttaagtttgctCCCAACACGGAATCATGACAGTCAAAGTGTATTCCCCCCCCGAGCAGTTAAATGGTGCTTGCTCCAGCCTTAAGAGTTGGAAGAAGATGCCAGTTTGGAAACTGCAGGTGAAAAAATAATTGGCCCTTATGCTTCAGACATCAAAGGAAGTTCTATAATGAGGGGCAAAGCAGGAGCGCGTGTGCTGTTCTACTAAGGTTTTTCCTCCTCGGGCTCTGACCCCTCATTTTCTCCCATCACTGCCCCTGTGAGGAGTGTCCAGGTGGAAAGAAACAGATGGAAGAGCACTAACGAGTCGACCCTCATTACCAGCACTTTGCTTCGGGAGGGAACTCGGTAGTGAATGAGTTGTACGACAGAGGATGAATAAAGGCCCCGCGGTTTTACCACCACTTTGTGTTTCTACACCTTTGTATCAAATTGAagcacaacatcacacacacacacacactattatacACATGGTGCTTTATTAGAAATATCTCCATATATTGCTTTGTACAGTGCAATCTTGTGAATAATGTGCTTTTCTATCAGTaagttgaagaaaaaaagaatcacacggatactgactgactgacgtTACATTCAGTAGCTCTGTCCATGTTTAAACTGATTCCATGGTAAGTTTTAATGGAGTAATGCTCGTGATAACACAGTCATTTTCATGCTTTTACTAAACGGCATACGATGATTCAGGAGTTGTCTCAGCAGAGAGTGACCGCACATATTGCTCATGCTTGGAGGATACACCAcgacttggtttttttttgtattctcgTCACCAGACACACATGACGTAAGGCTACCACTTGTGAAACGTGAATTTaatcaaaacaagaacaaacatGCTGATGTAACGGGGGCGTGAGGGCGGTCGGCTAATGAGTCTGCATAAGAAAGGATgctgatacacacacgcacacacacacacacacacacacacacgcacgcgcacacacgtaGGATCTAGTGTCACTTCATGCACAGATTGATACCACTGACTGCACACTGTCCAAGTTAGCCACTGCCACAGACATTGTCATGCATTTGTGATAAAACTAGATAAGGAAAATTCAGTTCAGGACCACAGAAATGATATTTAGATGTCCACTAGCAGCATCCCAAAGGAAATGTGCAAGTAGAAAACAGAAATCGATGCTCTGGCTATATTATTCTTACCATAAATTAATAATGTCACATTCTTTAAAAATCTAACTTCTCCTAATTACTAATTTGGTGGTGCTCATCAAAAAGAATCAATGGGATACGATGGAGATTGTATTGCTTTGAACTTGAGCACACATTCTCTTCGATTCCctgctgttttctttgctgcttTTGCGTTTTCTGGGCTTTCAGGCCCAATTTCCCCCCAAATTACACCTTGGAATCTTTGTTTAACAGCATAATTATTCAGTGCATGAACTGGTAGATGTTTAATTGGTACCATTAatctaagaaaaaaagaaggggagAGGATATGGTTTTTAATTACAGCAGCCGTAACTCTGCTTTTGCATATAATTTGACTTCATTAGCGATGAATATAGGGAcataaattcaaatgaatacaGTGTCTTGAGTATTAAAATATGataatttgtgaaaatgtaatcaTGCTTTTGTGATGGACTGAGATAGAAACTTGTCTCTCTGAAAATCTACAGATTGTGTGtttcccttgttttttttttttgcattattggCGTAATGTGAAGTAAAGGTCTGGTCACACTTGTGATGAGGACGTGATGAGGACACGTGAGCACGTTCACAAGAGACAAACATAAACAGGTCAGATGTTTAATGACTGTGTGGCTCGAGGCTcgggggagagcgagagaggagctggaggagtgGACGTGCGATGCCTGATGTCAGATGCCAGTTTTTGGTGTCTTTATAGCAGCCGTGCAACATCAGCCACAGTGAGCTGAAATGTTGGAGGGTAAATACGAGTGGCTTGATTGTCAGGTAATGTGAGAAAAGGTTAAAGGTACATTCCACCTACAGTACATTTGGTAttattaaagctacagtgtgtaacatttggcgATTCTTGTAAAATAAGCATAATTGAGGGgttgtttatgtgtatacagcggcaggtcaggggtgggcggggacaaggaACATTTATCCCATTAAACTGCTGAACTTTTAATAGaatcttctttgtgttttcagtcgcactctaacctgtttgcagtcgtgtCACTGTAACCTGGTTTCCATCGTGTGgaacggttcggtttggtacagtacgttatgtcatttttttagcGTTGCCGTCAGgaacagtaccaaaataacgACCCCCAACCCTCCACTTGGGGTACCAGATTAAAATGGTACTGTAAGGTTCAGGGTGGAGGTAGACTGGCTCCACCCTCGACAGACAGCTGATTAAGGAACAGCTGTCTTGCGACCAGTGTTTCTTAAACACGGTCTATTCtcaaaaaagagctgctggatgtcgtCGTTCGCTGTGGTTAATCTCACTGACGCGGCCAAACCGAACcgcaccatgatggaaacacagcaaatgCTGCccttgcctccgtctgtcttgtgATAAAACAAATCCCCACCTGTGTCACTTTTTCCACAAATTAAGTTTGAACGAAGCTGCAGCTGAAAGTGTCATTTGGTACAGTAGGAAACCGTACCGAATGACACTCCAGCGACACTCCCACGCGTCGACCTTTTAATCCCACGTTCAAAATAGCGACACAAGATCAAAACACTATGTatacttgtttgtgtttagctgATATACACTTGGTCAGGATTGTGTGAAGCAGTGCTGGGTGATATGAccaaacatttacagtatatatatatatatatacatatattcaattaaaataaatatttcaatgCTTTCACTGCATACAACGGTATTTTTTGATGCATGAGCATGAGTGAGTGCTCcagcatatatgtgtgtgtgtgtgtgtgtgttcgtggcTGCTCGTATTGAGGAAGGGAGTGGCacagttaagtgtgtttgtgcgtaACTGCATACATTATTAGGACGCTAACACACGCAGTTATTACCACAGTTACTGCTTCAGCTAAGTcctgtggtgcagcagtgaaaagggtcCCCCTTGAACAGTGTTTTGCCGCCTTCTGTTTCTCATATACCAGTCTTGCAGTATATGAAGGATtatcataaaaacataaacgcTGGTTATTAAACGCCCAGCACTGGTGTGAAGTCATTTGATTTGGTTTGAATGGAGCAGACGTTTgtttaaagttacacactgcagctttaatctcTCAGGCTGATGTAGATTATTCACGTTTCAGTATCTTCATCATTCTAAGAGTTTATAGCTTTCTGGTCTGATCCCTTCAAACTTTTCCCACAGTGTGGAAGCTAAATACGTTTATATggttttgttgtatttacaaAGTCACTGGAGGTTGAAGTGGTGCTAACATATGGAGCTCTACATCAACGGAATGGTGAGAAATATCTTATTTACCTTCTTATAAAGTATTGGACGTGTCAGTCGATACTAATCTCTCATGTGCGTCAGTTATCTCGACCGCGATGGCCTGCCATTCTCTAATTTGACTCATCTCATTTATTGTTGAGTCCATCTTAACCCAAAGTGCCACTGATCTCACTGAGGCGATGCATCGTGTTTTACATCCACAGACTGAGTGCAGGCTCTGGTCTCTCTGGACTGACAATTGGAAGAGAAATTGTTTTCTTTGACATAAAGGACGATCAAGCTGTGAAGTATTTGAGAGGATTTCAGACATTATTCATCTGAGCAAATATTGATTGGTTTGCCACAAGGCATCCTTGGCTCTGTGTCAAAGTAATTctcaataaaacatttgtctCCTTAATCCATGGCTTTAAGTGGGAACTCAGGAACGACGGAACTCTGGGGATTGTGATTTGTGAGAccctcctttcctctcccaTCTCCCAACTCTCACCTCCAACCCACCCCATCTTATACAGAGGACCAGCTGGACCCACTCATGATCAGCATCAGTGGCAGTGTAAGGGCAGCGACATGTGAACATGTGCTGGGAGCAGAGCTGGGGCTACACAGGTCGAACAGACTTCCCTGGAAGCGCATCTTCCTGGAGTCCTGCCTCAGCGTCTCCCAGATGGAGCTGACTTCCTCCTGACAGTCTGACAGCGCTGTGAGGGCACATGTGTGGAACGCTTCCCAGTGGCTGTGCGGGCAAACAAAGGATTATCACACTAACACTGCATCTGCCATTTCACTCTCAAATCACCCCGACTTGCTGACGTGCCACTGGCTGTTGTGGATTAATTTCGCTTGCCAATAATCTCATCGATTCTCTCACATGGTTCTGGTGGCTTTGAGTAAGTCAAACTGAGCT
Coding sequences within:
- the LOC131460927 gene encoding neuritin-like → MGFFMSTKISGIVLLAAALVFLGLVVPGDSADVRCENVYRDFSECVLVLGDSMDNYQENVTSERGVAAVCSHWEAFHTCALTALSDCQEEVSSIWETLRQDSRKMRFQGSLFDLCSPSSAPSTCSHVAALTLPLMLIMSGSSWSSV
- the sys1 gene encoding protein SYS1 homolog, yielding MASNFRSYIWDPVLIVCQIVLMQCIYYSFLGLWLAGVDSLVHTSRSLDQIFNYETLGFATIQGRLSMMAFILNSLTCALGLWFFIRRGKQCLDFTVTVHFFHMIGCWIYNAHLPAALSWWLVNVACIALMAVIGEYLCMRTELRAIPVNSGPKSNL